The following proteins are co-located in the Bosea sp. AS-1 genome:
- a CDS encoding SDR family oxidoreductase — protein MTNPLFDLTGRTALVTGSSRGLGRAMAEGLAAAGARILVNGTDAGRVAIAVKEMRQAGYEADAAPFDVTSEEAVAKAFAGFDAAGIDVDILVNNAGIQFRKPMVDLATADWQRVIDTNLTSAFVIGREAARRMIARGNGKIINIGSLTSALARATVAPYTVAKGGIKMLTQAMAAEWAEHGIQANAIGPGYMLTDMNQALIENPTFDAWVKGRTPSKRWGKPQELIGAAVFLAAPASDYVNGQIIYVDGGMLAVL, from the coding sequence ATGACCAATCCCCTCTTCGACCTCACCGGCCGCACGGCACTTGTCACCGGCTCCTCGCGCGGGCTCGGCCGCGCCATGGCGGAAGGGTTGGCGGCCGCCGGCGCGCGCATCCTCGTCAACGGCACCGATGCCGGACGCGTCGCGATTGCGGTGAAGGAAATGCGCCAGGCCGGCTACGAAGCCGACGCCGCGCCTTTCGACGTCACCTCCGAGGAAGCCGTCGCGAAAGCCTTCGCTGGCTTCGATGCGGCGGGCATCGATGTCGACATCCTCGTCAACAATGCCGGCATCCAGTTCCGCAAGCCGATGGTCGACCTCGCCACGGCCGACTGGCAGCGGGTAATCGACACCAACCTGACCTCGGCCTTCGTCATCGGCCGCGAGGCGGCCAGGCGCATGATCGCGCGCGGCAACGGCAAGATCATCAATATCGGCTCGCTGACCAGCGCGCTCGCACGTGCGACGGTCGCGCCCTATACGGTCGCCAAGGGCGGCATCAAGATGCTGACCCAGGCGATGGCGGCCGAATGGGCCGAGCACGGCATCCAGGCCAACGCCATCGGCCCCGGCTACATGCTGACCGACATGAATCAGGCGCTGATCGAGAACCCGACCTTCGACGCCTGGGTCAAGGGGCGCACGCCGTCGAAGCGCTGGGGCAAGCCGCAGGAGCTGATCGGCGCCGCCGTCTTCCTCGCCGCGCCGGCCTCCGACTACGTCAACGGCCAGATCATCTATGTCGATGGCGGGATGCTCGCGGTCCTGTAA
- a CDS encoding mandelate racemase/muconate lactonizing enzyme family protein has product MKITAIETLRTEEFANVLWVRVHTDAGLIGLGETFYGAASVEAHLHDTLAMRLLGKNPLHIEALHKEMTNLPMAQSSTGAESRATSAVDIALWDLFGKVCGQPVHQMLGGLCRDKQRIYNTCAGYGYVRSHNIKPVSTWNLGLSEGPYEDLNGFMNHADQVAESLLEQGITAMKIWPFDPPAIENQGLFITPEQMRKAVEPFEKIRKAVGDGMEIMVEFHSLWNLPTAIKIARELEAYKPSWYEDPIRMNSPQALAEFARSTTVSVTASETLGSRFPYKDMLDRDAMHVVMADLCWTGGLTEGRKIAAMAETYHRPFAPHDCIGPVGFVAAIHASFSQPNTLIQESVRAFYTGWYKELVTEMPRIEGGYVYPMEAPGLGLDLLPAVFERSDLTVRRSSL; this is encoded by the coding sequence TTGAAGATCACGGCGATCGAGACGTTGCGGACCGAGGAATTCGCCAACGTCCTGTGGGTGCGGGTGCATACCGATGCAGGGCTGATCGGCCTCGGCGAGACCTTCTACGGTGCGGCCTCGGTGGAAGCGCATCTCCACGACACGCTCGCCATGCGCCTCCTCGGCAAGAACCCGCTGCATATCGAGGCGCTGCACAAGGAGATGACCAATCTGCCGATGGCCCAGTCCTCGACGGGGGCGGAGTCACGCGCGACCTCGGCGGTCGACATCGCGCTCTGGGATCTGTTCGGCAAGGTCTGCGGCCAGCCGGTGCACCAGATGCTCGGCGGCCTGTGCCGCGACAAGCAGCGCATCTATAACACCTGCGCCGGCTATGGATATGTGCGCTCGCACAACATCAAGCCCGTCTCGACCTGGAACCTCGGCCTGTCCGAGGGACCCTACGAGGATCTGAACGGCTTCATGAACCACGCCGATCAGGTGGCCGAGAGCCTGTTGGAGCAGGGCATCACCGCCATGAAGATCTGGCCCTTCGATCCGCCCGCGATCGAGAACCAGGGCTTGTTCATCACCCCCGAGCAGATGCGGAAGGCGGTCGAGCCCTTCGAGAAGATCCGCAAGGCGGTCGGCGACGGGATGGAGATCATGGTCGAGTTCCATTCGCTCTGGAACCTGCCGACCGCGATCAAGATCGCCCGCGAACTCGAAGCCTACAAGCCGAGCTGGTACGAGGACCCGATCCGCATGAACTCGCCGCAGGCGCTGGCCGAGTTCGCCCGCTCGACGACGGTCTCGGTGACGGCGAGCGAGACGTTGGGCTCGCGCTTCCCCTACAAGGACATGCTCGACCGCGACGCCATGCATGTGGTGATGGCCGATCTGTGCTGGACGGGCGGCTTGACCGAGGGCCGCAAGATCGCGGCGATGGCCGAGACCTATCATCGCCCCTTCGCCCCGCATGACTGCATCGGCCCGGTCGGCTTCGTCGCGGCGATCCACGCCTCCTTCAGCCAGCCCAACACGCTGATCCAGGAATCGGTGCGCGCCTTCTACACGGGGTGGTACAAGGAACTCGTCACCGAGATGCCGCGGATCGAGGGCGGCTATGTCTATCCGATGGAGGCGCCGGGCCTCGGCCTCGATCTGCTGCCGGCGGTGTTCGAGCGCTCGGACCTGACGGTCCGCCGCTCCAGCCTGTGA
- a CDS encoding GntR family transcriptional regulator, with protein MAGRKGKPKLVEIETLEPPPRRNRLNFFELAYERIEAMLIDCALKPGRLLTMQDLQDLTGFGRTPIHHAVNRLAADTLIVIRPRHGLQIAPIDLARERVLLKLRRDLERFVARLAAERAGPMHRNQMLHMARLLRDRREELTLAEFNTLDRRIDQMILSAAGEPFLEHTLRPLHTIFRRIGSLYHSHISGLQSPDETIDHHLALLNGIASSHAERAVAASDGLITFVERMFDEMEENIDPSLLDCSVEPLLPR; from the coding sequence ATGGCAGGACGCAAGGGAAAGCCGAAGCTCGTCGAGATCGAGACGCTCGAACCGCCGCCGCGCCGCAACCGGCTGAACTTCTTCGAACTGGCCTATGAGCGCATCGAGGCGATGCTGATCGACTGCGCGCTCAAGCCCGGCCGCCTGCTGACGATGCAGGACCTGCAGGATCTGACCGGCTTCGGCCGCACGCCCATCCACCATGCCGTCAACCGGCTCGCCGCTGACACCCTGATCGTCATCCGCCCCCGGCACGGACTCCAGATCGCGCCGATCGACCTGGCGCGCGAGCGGGTGCTGCTCAAGCTGCGCCGTGACCTGGAACGTTTCGTCGCGCGGCTCGCCGCCGAGCGCGCCGGCCCGATGCATCGCAACCAGATGCTGCATATGGCCCGGCTGCTGCGCGACCGCCGCGAGGAGCTGACGCTGGCCGAATTCAACACGCTCGACCGCCGCATCGACCAGATGATCCTCTCGGCGGCCGGCGAGCCCTTCCTCGAGCACACGCTGCGGCCGCTGCACACCATCTTCCGGCGTATCGGCTCCCTCTATCACAGCCACATATCCGGCCTGCAGAGCCCCGACGAAACCATAGACCACCATCTCGCCCTACTGAACGGCATCGCCAGCTCGCACGCCGAGCGCGCCGTCGCGGCCTCCGACGGGCTCATCACCTTCGTCGAGAGGATGTTCGACGAGATGGAGGAGAACATCGACCCATCCCTGCTCGACTGCAGCGTCGAGCCACTGCTGCCCCGCTGA
- a CDS encoding 2-hydroxyacid dehydrogenase has product MRIIFHGENAATFSHGFAELLGQPADIQLLPDVLETEAENAAYAQAQAIVGVKFDASLPLPADLRLFHVPGAGYDAVKLDLLPASAAVCNCFGHEQAIAEYVMSALLSRAIPLADADRRLREGDWAYWAGAPERVHDEIAGRTIGLLGFGHIGKAIAARAKAFEMQVHVANRSPVAASPLVDRAFTLDQLAEFLGSVDVVVVSVPLTEDTTGIIGQAALAAMRPDAVLVNVGRGPTVDEEALYDALKSRRIGGAIIDTWYRYPQSDDASPLPSKLPFQDLSNVLMTPHMSGWTNGTIRRRQAVIAGNIKRRFSGEPLENVVRRGN; this is encoded by the coding sequence ATGCGCATCATCTTCCATGGCGAGAACGCCGCCACCTTCAGCCACGGCTTCGCCGAGCTGCTCGGCCAGCCGGCCGATATCCAGCTCCTGCCCGACGTGCTGGAAACCGAGGCGGAAAACGCGGCCTATGCCCAGGCCCAGGCGATCGTCGGGGTCAAGTTCGATGCGAGCCTGCCGCTCCCCGCGGACCTCAGGCTCTTCCACGTGCCGGGCGCGGGCTACGATGCCGTCAAGCTCGACCTGCTGCCGGCTTCGGCGGCCGTGTGCAACTGCTTCGGCCATGAGCAGGCGATCGCGGAATATGTGATGAGCGCGCTGCTTTCCCGCGCGATCCCGCTCGCCGATGCCGACCGGCGGCTGCGGGAGGGCGATTGGGCCTATTGGGCCGGCGCGCCGGAACGGGTCCATGACGAGATCGCCGGCCGCACCATCGGCCTTCTCGGCTTCGGCCATATCGGCAAGGCGATCGCCGCCCGCGCCAAGGCCTTCGAGATGCAGGTGCATGTCGCCAACCGCAGCCCGGTCGCAGCGTCGCCGCTGGTCGACCGCGCCTTCACCCTCGACCAACTCGCCGAATTCCTGGGCTCGGTCGATGTCGTAGTGGTCTCGGTGCCGCTCACGGAAGACACCACCGGCATCATCGGGCAGGCCGCGCTCGCGGCGATGCGCCCCGACGCCGTCCTCGTCAATGTCGGGCGCGGGCCGACCGTCGACGAGGAGGCGCTCTACGACGCCCTGAAGAGCCGGCGCATCGGCGGCGCGATCATCGATACCTGGTACCGTTATCCACAGAGTGACGATGCGTCGCCACTTCCGTCGAAACTGCCTTTCCAGGATCTTTCAAACGTTTTAATGACCCCGCATATGTCCGGCTGGACCAACGGAACGATCCGGCGGCGCCAGGCGGTCATTGCTGGTAACATCAAGCGACGCTTTTCCGGCGAACCGCTGGAGAACGTCGTTCGAAGGGGAAACTGA
- a CDS encoding transporter substrate-binding domain-containing protein: protein MNILKHIKIAGLALALGAGMLAASQASAQTVSDIVKRGKVKVGVLIGAPPYGSVDAQGNAIGYDADVTALVGKYLGVPVEVVQLTPPSRIPALEAGKVDFLVATLAPTPERAKAVMFTIPYSAFQTGIYAKKNTPIKTWEDLRNRTVGVNRGSSVEREFTNREKELNLKILRFEDDATTMQALFSGQVEAIAGPDAQANAAIKARGETETELKFFFGMQPNSMTVRKDAYELKQWLNNLIYYIKQNGELNAISEKWVGGPLPQLPTF from the coding sequence GTGAATATCCTCAAGCATATCAAGATCGCCGGCCTGGCTCTCGCGCTGGGCGCCGGCATGCTCGCGGCGAGCCAGGCCTCGGCCCAGACGGTCAGCGACATCGTCAAGCGCGGCAAGGTCAAGGTCGGCGTGCTGATCGGCGCGCCGCCTTATGGCTCGGTCGACGCGCAGGGCAACGCCATCGGCTATGACGCCGACGTCACCGCGCTGGTCGGCAAGTATCTCGGCGTTCCCGTCGAGGTCGTGCAGCTCACCCCGCCGTCGCGCATTCCGGCGCTGGAAGCCGGCAAGGTCGACTTCCTGGTCGCGACGCTGGCCCCGACGCCGGAGCGCGCCAAGGCGGTGATGTTCACCATCCCCTACAGCGCCTTCCAGACCGGCATCTACGCCAAGAAGAACACCCCGATCAAAACCTGGGAAGACCTGCGCAACCGCACCGTCGGCGTGAACCGTGGCTCGAGCGTCGAGCGCGAATTCACCAACCGCGAGAAGGAGCTCAACCTCAAGATCCTGCGCTTCGAAGACGACGCCACCACGATGCAGGCGCTGTTCTCCGGCCAGGTCGAGGCCATCGCGGGGCCGGACGCCCAGGCCAACGCCGCGATCAAGGCGCGCGGCGAGACCGAGACCGAGCTCAAGTTCTTCTTCGGCATGCAGCCGAACTCGATGACCGTCCGCAAGGACGCCTACGAGCTGAAGCAGTGGCTCAACAACCTGATCTACTACATCAAGCAGAACGGCGAGCTGAACGCGATCTCGGAGAAGTGGGTCGGCGGTCCGCTGCCGCAGCTCCCGACGTTCTGA
- a CDS encoding amino acid ABC transporter permease, with protein sequence MPIQFQFEPVFAESDRIIHGVLLTLGLSFGAIVLGLILAVLLVAAKSLFGKWVGLLVDCYVELMRNTPFLVQLFMMFFGLPLIGIRLPGTEAALLAMTLNLGAYATEIIRAGVDSIHRSQLEAGLSLAMTKRQVFQHVVLMPALARVWPALSSQFVLMLLASSICSFIAVPELSGTAAIIEQNTFRSFETYIVVTIIYLVLALTLKVGLNWLGRAIFPRVSSVDRLDAKAEAA encoded by the coding sequence ATGCCCATCCAATTCCAATTCGAACCGGTCTTCGCGGAATCGGACCGGATCATCCACGGCGTCCTGCTGACGCTCGGGCTCTCCTTCGGCGCGATCGTGCTGGGGCTCATCCTCGCCGTGCTGCTCGTCGCGGCCAAGAGCCTGTTCGGCAAATGGGTCGGGCTGCTCGTCGACTGCTATGTCGAACTGATGCGCAATACGCCCTTCCTGGTGCAGCTCTTCATGATGTTCTTCGGGCTGCCGCTGATCGGCATCCGCCTGCCCGGCACGGAAGCCGCGCTGCTCGCCATGACGCTCAACCTCGGCGCCTATGCCACCGAGATCATCCGCGCCGGCGTCGACTCCATTCACCGTTCGCAGCTCGAAGCTGGCCTGTCGCTGGCCATGACCAAGCGCCAGGTCTTCCAGCATGTCGTGCTGATGCCTGCCCTCGCCCGCGTCTGGCCGGCGCTCTCCTCGCAATTCGTGCTGATGCTGCTTGCCTCCTCGATCTGCTCGTTCATCGCCGTTCCCGAGCTCTCGGGCACGGCGGCGATCATCGAGCAGAACACCTTCCGCAGCTTCGAGACCTATATCGTCGTCACCATCATCTACCTGGTGCTGGCGCTGACCTTGAAGGTCGGGCTCAACTGGCTCGGACGGGCGATCTTCCCGCGTGTCTCCAGCGTCGACCGGCTCGACGCCAAGGCGGAGGCCGCCTGA
- a CDS encoding amino acid ABC transporter permease encodes MTTFGWPEALFLFRAAGWTLLLTAIAFLIGSLLGGVFAIMRLSRIKLLRRIAATYILVIQSIPVLMVLFMSYYGLSLFGVELPPFLAAAASLAIYVSAYLAEIWRGSIESVPFQQWEASASLAHSPAQTYRHVILPQAIRISLPPTVGFLVQLVKNTSIVSVVGFVELARAGQLVNNATFDSFRVFGLVALIYFAICFPLSRLSRHLEKVMNASRPH; translated from the coding sequence ATGACGACCTTCGGTTGGCCCGAGGCCCTCTTTCTCTTCCGCGCCGCCGGCTGGACGCTCCTGCTGACGGCCATCGCCTTCCTGATCGGCAGCCTGCTCGGCGGCGTCTTTGCGATCATGCGCCTGTCGCGGATCAAGCTGCTGCGCCGGATCGCGGCGACCTACATCCTCGTCATCCAGTCCATTCCCGTGCTCATGGTGCTGTTCATGAGCTATTACGGGCTGTCGCTGTTCGGCGTCGAGCTGCCGCCCTTCCTCGCGGCGGCCGCCTCGCTCGCGATCTATGTCAGCGCCTATCTCGCCGAGATCTGGCGCGGTTCGATCGAATCCGTGCCGTTCCAGCAATGGGAGGCCTCGGCCTCGCTGGCCCACTCGCCGGCGCAGACCTATCGCCACGTCATCCTGCCGCAGGCGATCCGCATCTCGCTGCCGCCGACGGTCGGCTTCCTCGTCCAGCTCGTGAAGAACACCTCGATCGTCTCGGTCGTCGGCTTTGTCGAGCTCGCGCGCGCCGGCCAGCTCGTCAACAACGCGACCTTCGATTCCTTCCGGGTCTTCGGGCTCGTCGCGTTGATCTACTTCGCGATCTGCTTCCCCCTCTCCCGGCTCAGCCGCCATCTCGAAAAGGTGATGAATGCCAGCCGTCCTCATTGA
- a CDS encoding amino acid ABC transporter ATP-binding protein, which produces MPAVLIEDVHKSYGKLEVLKGVSLSVETGQVVALIGRSGSGKSTMLRCINGLEAFQSGRIEVAGHVVDQDPKRLRDLRKDVGIVFQSYNLFPHLTVGQNIMLSPRITKNVPQAEALALAKEVLAQVGLSDKFDSYPDNLSGGQQQRVAIARSLAMKPKVMLFDEVTSALDPELTGEVLLVMEKLAKGGMTMILVTHEMNFARNVANTTIFMHQGKIWEQGPSKELFANPQTPELQGFVKAGAH; this is translated from the coding sequence ATGCCAGCCGTCCTCATTGAAGACGTCCATAAGAGCTACGGCAAGCTGGAGGTGCTGAAAGGCGTCTCCCTCTCGGTCGAGACCGGGCAGGTCGTGGCGCTCATCGGCCGCTCGGGCTCCGGCAAGTCCACCATGCTGCGCTGCATCAACGGGCTGGAGGCCTTCCAGTCCGGCCGCATCGAGGTTGCCGGCCATGTCGTCGACCAGGATCCGAAGCGCCTGCGCGATCTGCGCAAGGATGTCGGCATCGTCTTCCAGAGCTACAATTTGTTCCCGCACCTCACGGTGGGGCAGAACATCATGCTCTCGCCGCGTATCACCAAGAACGTGCCGCAGGCCGAGGCGCTGGCGCTCGCCAAGGAGGTGCTGGCGCAGGTCGGCCTCTCCGACAAGTTCGACAGCTATCCCGACAATCTCTCTGGCGGCCAGCAGCAGCGTGTCGCCATCGCCCGCTCGCTGGCGATGAAGCCCAAGGTGATGCTGTTCGACGAGGTGACCTCGGCGCTCGACCCGGAGCTGACCGGCGAAGTGCTGCTGGTCATGGAAAAGCTCGCCAAGGGCGGCATGACCATGATCCTGGTAACGCATGAGATGAACTTCGCGCGCAATGTCGCGAACACCACCATCTTCATGCACCAGGGCAAGATCTGGGAGCAGGGCCCCTCGAAGGAGCTCTTCGCCAATCCGCAGACTCCGGAGCTGCAGGGCTTCGTCAAAGCCGGCGCGCACTGA
- a CDS encoding nuclear transport factor 2 family protein, translated as MPERSRVEDFVAAVVGGDHVAAIRDFYWEDASMQENMAEPRRGRDLLMEREARTLARLERMHTHPPHAVLVDGDRVVVHWTFDAIGKDGVTRRLDELAIQRWRGDRIAEERFFYDTATAWRPVEPA; from the coding sequence ATGCCTGAACGTTCGCGAGTCGAGGATTTCGTTGCGGCCGTCGTCGGAGGCGATCATGTCGCCGCGATCCGCGACTTCTACTGGGAAGACGCCTCCATGCAGGAGAACATGGCCGAGCCGCGGCGCGGCCGGGACCTGCTGATGGAGCGTGAGGCACGGACATTGGCGCGCCTCGAACGGATGCACACGCATCCGCCGCACGCCGTGCTGGTCGATGGCGACCGGGTCGTCGTGCACTGGACCTTCGACGCCATTGGCAAGGACGGCGTCACGCGCCGGCTCGACGAGCTCGCGATCCAGCGCTGGCGCGGCGACCGCATCGCGGAAGAACGCTTCTTCTACGATACGGCCACGGCCTGGCGGCCGGTCGAACCGGCCTGA
- a CDS encoding PLP-dependent aminotransferase family protein, whose product MARAATMPPWVDELDPAAGPRYLQIVGLIERAVSDGRLRPGDRLPPQRKLAELLDVDLTTVTRAFGEARERGLLDAVTGRGSFISTRQEEPGPPLDLSMTIPPAPKGLRLGELMERGIAELLRRSDADQLMNYHAGGGSLAERAAGAAWLAPLLGPLSPQRILLAPGAQSALTALFQMLAAPGDTVLMEPLAYPGQIDAARRRGLAITPVAEDGDGPLPQALEEAARRTGARLFCLTPTLHNPTCRTIPIGRRQEIAALARKLDLTLIEDDPYSRLAGDAPPPLAALAPERSWHVATLSKALTPGLRTAFVLLPEGMAGDEFAAALRAVALMPAPLMTALATHWIRIGAAGELLDGVRREAAERQALARSILPASMQAHPHALHLWQPLPPYWDRHRLIESARRAGLGVMASDAFATGNHAPDAIRVALGAVPERARLAEALRLLAGIIAEEGAPA is encoded by the coding sequence ATGGCGCGAGCCGCGACGATGCCGCCCTGGGTCGACGAGCTCGACCCTGCCGCCGGGCCGCGCTACCTGCAGATCGTCGGGCTGATCGAGCGGGCGGTCTCGGACGGACGTCTGCGGCCAGGCGACCGCTTGCCGCCACAGCGAAAGCTGGCCGAACTCCTCGACGTCGACCTCACCACCGTGACCCGCGCCTTCGGCGAAGCGCGCGAGCGCGGGCTGCTCGATGCGGTGACGGGGCGGGGCTCCTTCATCTCGACCCGGCAGGAGGAGCCCGGTCCGCCACTCGATCTCAGCATGACGATCCCACCAGCACCGAAGGGCCTGCGGCTGGGAGAGCTGATGGAGCGGGGAATCGCCGAGCTGCTGAGGCGCAGCGACGCCGACCAGCTGATGAACTACCATGCCGGCGGCGGTTCGCTGGCAGAGCGGGCGGCCGGCGCAGCCTGGCTCGCGCCACTGCTCGGCCCCTTGTCGCCGCAGCGGATTCTGCTGGCGCCCGGCGCCCAGAGCGCCCTGACGGCCCTTTTCCAGATGCTGGCCGCGCCCGGCGACACCGTCCTGATGGAGCCGCTGGCCTATCCCGGCCAGATCGACGCGGCACGGCGCCGTGGCCTCGCCATCACGCCGGTGGCGGAGGATGGCGACGGCCCGTTGCCACAGGCCCTGGAGGAAGCCGCCCGCCGCACCGGTGCCCGGCTGTTCTGCCTGACGCCGACGCTGCACAACCCGACCTGCCGGACGATCCCGATCGGGCGACGGCAGGAGATTGCAGCCTTGGCACGCAAGCTCGACCTGACCCTGATCGAGGACGATCCCTACAGCCGGCTCGCCGGCGATGCGCCGCCACCCCTCGCCGCTCTGGCGCCGGAGCGGAGCTGGCATGTCGCGACGCTGTCGAAGGCGCTGACGCCCGGCCTGCGCACCGCCTTCGTCCTGCTGCCGGAGGGGATGGCGGGCGATGAGTTCGCGGCGGCGCTGCGGGCCGTGGCGCTGATGCCGGCGCCGCTGATGACGGCGCTCGCCACGCATTGGATCAGGATCGGTGCGGCAGGGGAACTGCTGGACGGGGTGCGGCGCGAGGCGGCCGAGCGGCAGGCGCTGGCGCGTTCGATCCTGCCCGCCTCGATGCAGGCGCATCCCCATGCGCTGCATCTCTGGCAGCCTCTGCCGCCCTATTGGGACAGGCACCGGCTGATCGAGAGCGCGCGGCGGGCGGGGCTCGGCGTGATGGCCTCGGATGCCTTTGCGACCGGAAATCACGCGCCCGACGCGATCCGGGTCGCGCTCGGCGCCGTGCCGGAGCGCGCGCGCCTCGCCGAGGCGCTGCGGCTGCTTGCCGGGATCATCGCGGAGGAAGGCGCGCCGGCCTGA
- a CDS encoding DUF983 domain-containing protein, producing MSGEQWPPLPPIQTGLRGRCPRCGQGKMFESFLKLKPKCEACGLDYSFADPADGPAFFVMMFVCIPAAAFPLWLELTYNPPTWVHLVTTLPLILLTCIPPLQPLKGWLVASQFFHKAEEGRLARPAVPKDSPAA from the coding sequence ATGTCTGGCGAGCAATGGCCGCCGCTTCCTCCGATTCAGACCGGCCTGCGCGGCCGCTGCCCGCGCTGCGGGCAGGGCAAGATGTTCGAGAGCTTCCTCAAGCTGAAGCCGAAATGCGAGGCCTGCGGGCTCGACTATTCCTTCGCCGATCCGGCCGACGGCCCGGCCTTCTTCGTGATGATGTTCGTCTGCATCCCGGCTGCGGCCTTCCCGCTCTGGCTCGAGCTGACCTACAACCCGCCGACCTGGGTGCATCTGGTCACGACGCTGCCCTTGATCCTGCTGACCTGCATTCCACCCTTGCAGCCCCTGAAGGGCTGGCTGGTCGCCTCGCAGTTCTTCCACAAGGCTGAGGAAGGGCGCCTCGCGCGTCCTGCCGTGCCGAAGGACAGCCCAGCCGCCTGA